The window TCTGTTTTGTTTTGCAGATTACACCCTCATCCAGCTCAAACAGCACAACTGGAGGTAAGAATTGTACTACACAAATGAGATAAAGGTGATCATGTACTCAAAGCAGCATATATTTCCTGACTGATGTGTGAGAGTGTTCTTTATTCAAGAGTAGCCTACCGGTGATGCTGAATATCCATTTTGGGTTTACAGACATGGTATTCCTGGTACAAGCTGTCGTTATTAGTTCTGGTATCCCCATACCACTAATGTCCTGCTCCATGTTGTACTGTATGGCAAAAGAGAGCTTAGGTAATCAAGGACACCCATCCATGCAGCTTGTctagctgacagacagacagattggtGAAAGAGAGGCTGAAGCTCACTATTTTTACAGCCCAAATCCTCCTGCCCTAAACCATGGTGTGCTTTCCCCTTGTCGTCTTCCCATGCTGCATAGCCATTTAGTACAGTGAGAGATGTCAATGCTGAAAGACACAAGGTACCACAGCACTCTCTGTAGCTTGTTTTCTCTCAAACCCCTGAATCAGAATCGATTCACCTATTAGCAGTGTAAATATAGGTATTGTTGAACGgcgttaatgaatgctccttgaTTACGGTGGAGGAAGTCAGGTCACTTAATCAGCTCTGAGGGTTGAGAGTTCAGGGTTGAGGGGGTAAGTGAGGACAAGCAGCTAGGGATTACCCAAGGTCACTGTGTTCCCCCAGCTGTCAGAAGAGGTAATGCAGGGGCTGATGAATTAGGTACTGGGGACACCCCTACACCCCTTTCACGCActtcctcactccctctctccccaccataCTGTAAATCACTGCACTTATAGCCTGTTAGGAGGATAGAGAAAAACAGCAGGAAAAAAGCAAAAAAAGATGCTGACAGAGAAGTGTGGGGAAGTTACAGTTAGACCAATGATGTGCCTTTAGAGCTGTATGACACCACCCTAaccttgtctctctccccacaTCTCATTCACCCCTCCCTGGCCCAGCCTGGCTCCCCCTGGCCTGTCTGCTTTTATAAACAGCTGTTGTGGTGCCGGGCTCCATGCAGTGACCCCAGGGTCAGCCAGATCCCAGAGGTGCCTGGGGGGgcagctcagctcagctctgcTCCAGGCAGGTTCTGTTCATAGATATTTTTCCAGCGTTtgttttctctttcctctctgtttgtTCGGGCAGAGTTGGGCCCTGTTTATCTTTCCTGACGATGCTATGGGGACACTTTCACACATATGCTCCCACAGGAAAGCTTGTATTACACAAACAATTTTTCTTAAAAATGAAAACAGGATACACACCAGGCACATcacattttttaaaaaatgtttcagCAGCAATATTTGATGAGTGTCCTAAATCTATTTTAAACGATCTGCAGATGGCTCTGTTTTTGCCCTAGTGGTTGCGATAACATagaccagggctgcccaaccctcttcctggagatctactgtcctgtaggttttcagtccagccctaatttagcatatctgattcagctagttaaggtcttatTGAGCAGCTAATAaatagaatcaggtgtgttaaattagggttagactgaaaacccacaggacggtagatctccaggaagagggttgggcagccctgacaTAGACAGTGAGTAGAGTACATTATGGCAAACAAAAACTGTAAGGCAGACTGGGAAATATAAAGGAAGGATGTTGTGCCAACTCAGAATTAagctgacaacacacacacatacacccacacaacTCAGCCGGTTGGTGTGAAAACTCTGCTCGTTGAATTGCACAGTGTGATATGAGACAAGGCTAATGAGGCACACTGTAATTGTGCAAGTGTGCGTCTGTCCCGCCTGAAGAGTGTTGAAACTGGTAATCCCCTCTACGTGCAGGTTCAGCACCAGCCATCACACCAGTCATCTCTTCTCTGGTCCAGATCCATCCGGCTGGGGAGCTGCCAGGAGGCAGGAGTGGATGTGGTTGGGGCATCCAGGACTCTGTACAATGGCTTTATGAGCTCATCACCTCTATCCATATGTCCTGTGATGGACAGCTGTtttaccctctctcctctctctcctctcctcttccccagtGTTAATGTTCCAGGAGGTGTGGGGTCGTAGTTTCTGCCGGACCATAGAGAAGCTGGTGGAGGTGGTTCAGGAGTATCCTGGGGAGGTGGAGCACATCTATAGCCCCTCCTGTGTGCCCCTGGTGCGCTGCGCTGGTTGCTGTGGCGATGAGAATCTGGAGTGCCATCCTACTCTAACCTCTAATGTCACCATGCAGGTAATAGGGCACGTCCCTTATGAGGATGGCTGCCATGTTGTGAGGTCATCAGTGTATTATATTTGCATGCCAGGACAAGAACATTTAATTTTGTTCTACTTTTCCGCCCGCAACATTCAATTCAACATCAGCAATTTGTCTTAATTCTCAGCTGTTGAAAATCAAGCCAGCGGAACAGGGTCAAGAATACGTTGAGATGACTTTTGTGGAGCACCAGACATGTGAATGTAGGTAAGAGACAAAAAGACTTCCTGCTTTGGTAATAATATGTTTGGTCAAGTAAACCAGTTGCATTGTAATATGATCTTATGTGAAATGATATGACTGAgttttgttcatatttcattctCAGAATCAGGAAGGCTGTGGTGAAAAGTGAAAGGTGAGCATATCAATTGTCATAATGTCCATTGTAAAGTTGGAGAGTGGGACAGAAATCTTGCTGTCTCTGTAACAGTTGATAggttgatgtggtcctctgtagctcagctggtagagcacggcgcttgtaacgccaatgtagtgggttcgatccccgggaccacccatacacaaaataaatgtatgcacgcatgactgtaagttgctttggataaaagcgtctgctaaatggcatattattattattataggtaaGCTCATATTGTCTTTCTGCAGGAGGAGACAAAGAGGAAGAGGAAAGAAAAGAAAGGAGAGACCGAGAGTGAAAGATTGTGACAGGTGAGTAATGATGTCTGGAAAATTAAGAAAAATATCTGTCCATCGACCATACATTACCCCTTTTACTTCCATGTACAGTAATAATGCCCCACATGTTAATGTGTCATCTATCTCGTTTGTGTCCAAGGTGTCAGCCCCCTCGCAGGTAACTGCACTAGCAGCCCTACCTGTTGCAACCGGCATCTCTATTTATTCTCTGCCCAGCGCTAACAGTATCAAGAGTCTTCTAAACACATGTATCAATACTGTGTCTCTCTGCACCTAGAGACTCAATCAGCTGGGTTGTTATGGCGACTGACAGGCCCTCCTGCCTAGGGGAGTGTTTCTGACTTAGGTTCTACAGGAAGCACATGTTGCTGGGTGAAAAAAACACCTTGGTGACAACTGACCTGACAGATGTTTCTGTGAAGTGGTGCAATGGAGGACCAAACTTTTTAAGGTTTTAGACTAACAATCATGATGGATATGTTTTTGCATTATTACATGATtattattgtttagtgttgttttTTTATTGCTGTGGTTGTTTTTGCTGGTGATCCCGTTTAAAAAGAATAGGCCTACTTATGAATAAATGTTATATTCATGAAATTGCAATGTTGTTTCATTAAATCTTTAGGACTAACTGACTAACCAAATACTTGTGGTCCTCTCATGGCACGTAGGTTCCTAAGTAGACTAGCAACTCCTTTCCCCAACTGAATGAGTCATATTTAACTTCTTGTCTTGTGGTATAAAACTTTGTACAATCATACATGGACTATGGATTAGTACAGTTAGTACTATCCTTCAGGGTTGGGTAAGTTACTTTGTAattgtaatccgttacagttactagttaccggtccaaaattgtaatcagtaacgtaacttttggattacccaaactcagtaacgtaatcttattaagaagacaaaaaggatccatcaaatgcatttggtgtgtcatcatagtggtctctgacttgtagacagactcgctcaggtggaacaaacttaaacttgcgcctttttcaatgttgaattgaatgtcattgagaaaacagaaaggtgtaaTTTACTTATTCACAAACATTCTTTCTGAATTTAAAGTAATCCtcaagtttttcaaaagtatctgtaatctgattacaatattttagctGGTAGCTGATTACAGGTACAATTTTCTGTAAtcggattacatgtaatcagttactccccaaccctgctaGCATTATGTGGAGACTAGGATGTATTGAGTTCTCAATAGACACTGCAGCAGCAACAGGACTATACTAGTAGAATATCTCCCTCCAGTGGTTACAGAGGGCATTTTCTGAGTAATGTATTTACGTAAAAGACAAAGGTTTGTTTAGTATTAAGTCACAGGATgctgctgctgaggggaggacggctcatatggCTGGAAAAGAATGTCTGGAACGGATcattggaatggtatcaaccacatggaaaacATGAGTTTGATGTGTCCGAAACCATTCCATTGAtttcgttccagccattactatgagcccgtcctccccaattaaggtgccaccggccGCCTGTAGATTAGGTATATAATGATATTATTGATATAATAGGTACAGTTATATGTCTATTGTCTTTTTTTCCATAGGACAATGTGTTGGTATGCCTCTGTGAATTTGTACTTTTAGGGAATTAAATAGAAATGATCATAAAAGGACTACAAAATCAACATACATGTAGGCTATGCAATATACTGTAACATACACATCGTATCATTCATCTTAGTGTTAAAAAACCAGGCACCAAGTCATTGACCATGTAGCATAATAATAAATAACTCCAAAGCAAGTAGACCTATACTCCAGTATCATTGTAAGGAGCTGTGTTAAAATGAGCTGAGTTAAACCAACTTAAGCTATGAACGAGAACTGACTGGTTGctgtgaaaagggcctattggaCCATATCAACTCTGTTAATATTTTAACCTGGTGGTCAAGACCCTCAGACTAGGTGGGCTCCTTGTTTCTCTATTTCATTTATAGGCCTATAACTCCTGCTGCCATTGCTATTTCTTGACTTATGGCGTAATTGTGCCGTTTCAGATAGTTTGTCATTAAGAAATGCAGTTTGTCAAAATACAATGGATGTTTCTGATTGTCTCACAGCTGAACCAAAGAATAAAATGAGTTGCTGCTCTTAGGGTTTCAATGTTTTCTATTCCCCTCTGTCATCCTCTCACCTTAGCCTATCTATCAAATATTGCAAGTCATCTTACAGTCTACACACTAATCCAGTACACTATCACATTGCCCTCCACTGTGGTAGGTCTGTCTTTAACATTACTTTCATACTGGCCTTTTTGTGTATTATTCATTGAATAAAGAAGTGGCTCATGTGTGGGTTGATGTGTACATGTACAGGACTATGAATGATGTTGAACACTTGGGAGTGGACAACTGTTTCATCATTTGTGCTTGTTGTGTATTCTTTAAAAAGCTTGACGACTAAGATCTTCAATGTCATTAAATATGACCAAGAACAAATTTGTTCAGGAGAAGTGTACTGTATGCCTATCCATTTTATCACAAAATAAAATCTGtgatgttgtaatcaattatgaAAAAGGATATGCCCAAACATCTGAGTAAATATTATATATTGtaaatagatatagatatattatAACTGTGAAGTGTGTGCAACAGTTAATAAAGAAATATATCATTGTCTTATGTGGCTAAAATATCATTTTTGGGGGTTGTTGTGATAAaccctttgtgtgtatgtgtgtgcatgtgtgcgtgtgtgtgtgtgtgtgtgtttgagagagagagatggagatatagAGAGATGTTGATCACAGCTCAATCTGTTTTGAAGTATATCTAAAGTACACAGGTATACAGGATAATAATGGCACAGAGacagttttttattattatttattattatataacACCTGGCGCACGTATTATCAGATGTTCCTCTTGGTTCTGAAGAGCCCCATCTAGCTAATAAGTGTTCTTTTAACAAGTGGGTCACGTTTGCATAAACTGTATTCCATGGCATCTAATCATGACCACTGAGGTATAAAGAACCACAACCCATTTCGAGTCGCAATACCAAAGTTATACATCAATAAAAACGCTTTAAAATTAGGGAGTGACGTGTCAGGTGACGGCGCGGGTGAGAGAAAGTGAAGATTGAGGTAGAAGCTGGAAAGATGGCTGAAGCTGGAGCAAGTGGTGAACTTGAAACTAATGGCTGTAAAAGCTAGGAAGATTGGACAATGGTCCAAAATAATAGAAAAAGGACCAAAGTAGTGCTGGAAAAGAAAACGGATAGTTCTGTGAATGCCCCTTGTTTTGATTTTGTGTACTTCTGAGAAGCAGaaagagtgtcacgccctgactcaggggactcttatatgttgagtcagggtgtgtatattctttgttgtgtatgttctatgttgtacgatctagtatgtatggttctatgttggccggtgtggttcccaatcagaggcagctgtcgttcgttgtctctgattggggaccatacttaggcagcctattggcactagtgggttgtgggatcttgttctgtgtaaggtatgttgtttgtgtctaccttggacttcacgtttcatttagtttgttgttttgtcgttgtgtttatttgttataataaacatgtatgcatatcacgctgcgccttggtccgtcccgtccttcaacgaacgtgacaaagaGATTGTGTTGCGTTGTACTCGATTCGAGAAGGTTGCCATGTCATGCGTAGCTCTTCGGAGCAGGGAACCCCTCAAGGGGGTAATATCTGGCGTTTCGTGGGAAGTAAAGATGGAAGAAAATAAAAACCTCcctggagtgattgatgcacgTCGGATGAATCAAGTAGTTAATGGAAAGAAAGTGAAGAGtctatctgttcttttgttttttgaagtTGGGGTATATGATTTACCGTTCAAAAGCGTTTGTCCCAAGATTGCTGCAATGTGATCGCTGTAGTGCCTTTGGAAAGTGTCTGTAAAAGAAAGAAGCCAAGGTGCGTGAAAGTTGTGGAGAAGATCATATTGAGTGTGGTTTGACTTTTGATCTTGTGAAATGTTTCAATCGTGGTGGGAACCATGTTGCTTCATCTTTGGAATGCCTGACGAGGGTGAAGGAAAATGAGGTGGCCAACCAGAACATATAATATGCAGCGGCTGTCAAGAGGGTTGAGGGAGCGAATGGTCCTGAAGGGCCCATAGTGGTGGATAGGCATTCACTACAGGCGGCAGGGGTTGCCTCTCATCAGCAGGACCCAGATATTATACAGAAGGTAGACTTTGATCAACAGCACTGCCAAAGTAATGAAAAAGTCTAGAAAGATGGACATCATTGTGGATGCGGCGGAGCGGTTTCTGGGAGCCTGAGTGGGGAGATATGGAACTTTGAAGGACGCAAGAAGTGAGAGTCTGTTTTGTTttgctttgttttgttttgtccacTTTTATTAGTTGTGCAGAGTAAGTTTGTTTTCTCCATCAAGTATGTTTTGTTTTTATATTTCGAATCCAATAGTGGGCGGCAATTCAACTTTTTGAATGTAGACCTCCCtaaaaccccactgaagaaggaGGGAGTGACGTATTCACTGTTTTCTCAGCAATGTCTGCTGCCCAGTCATGCCATAAAGACTAAAATAAAGTTGtgagagcttttgtgccgaacccACTAAGGTGTTTCAGatgccaagcttatggtcatgttgcagcagtgtgtaggagggagattccgagATGTGATaagtgtatttgtatttgtaaataggatacccattagctgctgcctcggcagcagctactcttcctgggttccagcaacattaaggcagttatatacaatttacaatattacatgacattacatttcataacacctttcacaacacattaagtgtgttccctcaggccactactctactaccacatatctacaatacaaaatccatgtgtacgtgtgtgtagaatgcgtgtcttatcatgtgtatgtctgtctgtgcctgtgtgtgtctcttcacagtccccgctgttccataaggtgcttGCATCAGTTATCTGATGTGGAataagagttccatgtagccatggctctatgtagtactgtgcgcctcccatagtctgttcttgacatggggattgtgaagagacctttggtggcatgtcttgtggggtatgcatgagtGTCCAAGCTGTCTGCTAGTGGTTTAAatagacacctcggtgcattcagcaagtcaacacttcttacaaaaacaagtagtgatgaagtcaatctcttctccactttgagccatgagagatttacatgcatattattaatgttagctcaccGTGTACATCTAAGGGCagtcgtgctgccctgttctgagccaattgtaattttccaaagtcccctctttgtggcacctgatcacacgactgaacagtagtccgggtgcgacaaaactagggcctgcaggacctgccttgttgatagtgttgctaAAAAGGCAGAGctacgctttattatggacagacttctccccatctttgcTACTGTTTTATcgacatgttttgaccatgacagtttaaaatcgagggttactccaagcagtttagtcacctcaacttgctcaatttccacattacttattacaagatttaatcgagggtttagtgaatgatttgtctcaaatacaatgcttttagtttttgaaatatttaggactaacttattccttgccacccattctgaaactaactgcagctctttgttaagtgtagcagtgatttcactcgctgtagtagctgacgtgttgagtcatccacatacatagacacactggctttcctcaatgccagtggcatgtcataaGTAAAGACTGAagaaagtaaggggcctagacagctgccctagggaattcctgattctacctggattatgttggagaggcttccattaaagaaaaccctctgtgttctgttagacaggtaactctttatccacaatatagcagggggtgtaaatccataacacatacatttttccatcagtagactatgatcgataatgtcaaaagccgcactgaagtctaacaaaacagctcccacaatcgttttatcatcaatttctctcagccaatcatcagtcatttgggtaagtgccgtgcttgttgaatgtcattccatataagcgtgctgaaagtctgttgtcaatttgtttacagtaaaatagcattgtatctggtcaaacactaagggttggtaacaggctgattggtcagctatttgagccagtgaaggtggctttactattcttgggtagcggaattacttttgcttccctccaggcctgagggcacacactttctagtaggcttaagtttaagatatggcaaataggagtggcaatatcgtctgctattatcctcagtaattttccatccaagttgtcagaccccggtggcttgtcattgttgatggacaagaagaaaaaaaataacctcttccacactcactttacggaattcaaaattacaatgcttgtctttcataatttgatcagttatattTGGATGTATAGTGTCAGCATTtattgctggcatgtcatgcctaagtttgctaatcttgccaatgaaaatcatgagaatgagccatctgattcaatgaatgatggagctgagttggcctttttgcccaaaacttcatttaaggtgctccaaagctttttactataattctttatcacatttatctttgtttcatagtatagtttcttcttctttttattcagtttattcacatgatttctcaatttgcagtacatttgccaatcTGTTGTgaagccagacttatttgccattccttttgcctcatccctcttaaccagggttgcccaaccctgttcctggagagctaccctcctgtaggttttcgctccaaccccaggtgttactaacctgattcatcttatcaacctgctaattattagaatcaggtgtgctagattagggttggagcaaaaacctaaaggacggtagctctccaggaacagggttgggcattCCTGCTCtaaaccataccatttttcaattcctcatcaatccacagtgatttaacagtttttacagtcattttcttaatgggtgcatgcttattagtaactggaataagcaatttcataaatgtgtcaagtgcagcgtctggttgctcctcattacacaccacagaccaaacaaatattctttacatcaacaacaaaacgtattgtatgacctcttatacactatattaggcccagcctttggaactttgattttcctagatatggctactatattgtgatcactacatcgatggatttggatactgctttaaagcacatttctgcagcattagtaaagatgtgatcaatacatgttacagttacagtttgaagctttttcttgagtggacagcttgatgaaaaccagtcaatatttaaatcactcatgttgctggggatcagaagAGTGGGACAGAAGgggtcgtatgctgaggcagtgaagagagtagaggatgatGGGTTAAGGGTGAGTAGTAGGACTAGGCCAATACAGAGTGATATGAatttgtgcttcagtaaggttggcttcttagcgttcattGCAAGGGTTATCAACTGTACAGCAGCAATGGAACGTAAATTACAGataatagatgttgtggtggcagctgtagagaagtacttgggtgtgCGAGATTTTACTGCAAAAGAGTTACAAGGTGTGTTGAACTAAAGAGTCTCGTCCTTCCAGGCCGTCGTCCTGGTGTAGGatcagttagggtcaaagtagtgaaATGGGGTggtgttttattttgttttttgttttaattttttatgaAATAGTGGTAGcctatataggtgtagggttagttggtggtgcaaaaaatatatatcattaGAAGAGGACTAATGAAGACTATTTAatgtatactaaacaaaaatataaacacaacatgtaaagtgttggtcccatgagctgaaatgaaagatcccagaatttttccatacgcacaaaaagcttatttctgtgacgaggtgtgaatgaagaagtcaggcgcaggaggtaaaacacagaggTCCAGAGTTTATGCCATTTACATAAAtaaacgcacccagcgtcaaaacgaaactatcacaagggaaatattccaccttggcaataacaaatggaagagtagctcaaccgagctcctggctctcacaatgaaacaatcactcacaaaggggaacagagggaacacttatacacatactaattaggggaatgagcaccaggtgtgtgtgattgacaagacaagacatgacaagtggagtgatgagaatgggatcggcagtagctagtaagccggtgacaacgaacgccgaaacctgcccgaacaaggaggggaggcagcctcggcggaagtcgtgacaatttctctcaaattttgttcacaaatttgtttacatccctgttagtgaacatttctcctttgccaagataatccatgaacctgacaggtgtggtataccaagaagctgattaaacagcatgattattacacatgtgcaccttgtgctggggacaataaaatgccactctaaaatgtgaagttttgtcatgcaacacaatgccacaggtgtCTCAAATGTTGAGGGAGTGTGaaattggcatgatgactgcaggaatgtccaccagagctattgccagagaaagtaatgttcatttctctaccataagtcacctccaacgttgttttagtgGTTGGGCcttgctcccaagtgggtgggcctatgccctcccaggcccacccatggctgcgcctctgcccagtcatgtgaaatccataggttagggcctaatgaatgtatttcaattgactgatgtccttatatgaactgtaacttagtaaaattgttgaaattgttgcatgttccgtttatatttttgttcagtatagttaggccGTGACTGGCCTCACATTCCCGTACAGTAGGTGGTGGTGTATGCACCTTGAAAGTTGGACGCGATCAGCCA is drawn from Coregonus clupeaformis isolate EN_2021a chromosome 25, ASM2061545v1, whole genome shotgun sequence and contains these coding sequences:
- the LOC121539301 gene encoding placenta growth factor; protein product: MKPFASFVIQIAVTLQLQLSPAQITPSSSSNSTTGVLMFQEVWGRSFCRTIEKLVEVVQEYPGEVEHIYSPSCVPLVRCAGCCGDENLECHPTLTSNVTMQLLKIKPAEQGQEYVEMTFVEHQTCECRIRKAVVKSERRRQRGRGKKRKERPRVKDCDRCQPPRR